The following are encoded together in the Erwinia sp. E602 genome:
- a CDS encoding helix-turn-helix transcriptional regulator translates to MSHSDRFYEKIETTLGVDYMLRAGEGVPVDGVAIRPHVHLEHEIMWFRRARGAFSIGSEKFSVQDNTLVFVGSMVLHDMELEHSGDHQRFLLQYQQAVHHRLKYPFQLGDLQAGFVLQLNPQQAERLQFLFTWFSELHAAPQGPEQIDPLLVLLLNTVYGCGEQADKVIVRGDKAGPFDTLIDFVVWLEHQQRFTLSLTEAAARCGLSTSHFSRTFKKIMQVGFKEYLIRKKIARSAELLRNSDLSITDVAYRCDFTDSAYYCYKFKALMGVSPKTFRQRSRTTRQLSSYHDVAVLTPAADG, encoded by the coding sequence ATGTCCCATTCCGATCGCTTTTATGAAAAAATTGAAACCACGCTGGGCGTGGATTACATGCTGCGCGCCGGTGAAGGCGTGCCGGTGGACGGCGTGGCGATCCGCCCGCACGTGCATCTGGAACATGAGATTATGTGGTTTCGTCGCGCGCGCGGCGCGTTCTCGATCGGCAGTGAAAAATTCAGCGTGCAGGACAACACCCTGGTGTTTGTTGGCTCGATGGTGCTGCACGATATGGAACTGGAGCACAGCGGCGATCATCAGCGCTTTTTACTGCAGTACCAGCAGGCCGTGCATCATCGCCTGAAATACCCGTTTCAGCTGGGCGATCTGCAGGCCGGTTTTGTGCTGCAGCTTAACCCGCAGCAGGCCGAGCGGCTGCAGTTTCTGTTTACCTGGTTTAGCGAGCTGCACGCCGCGCCGCAGGGCCCGGAGCAGATCGATCCGCTGCTGGTGCTGCTGCTCAACACGGTGTACGGCTGCGGCGAACAGGCTGATAAAGTCATCGTCAGAGGCGATAAGGCAGGCCCGTTCGATACGCTGATTGATTTTGTGGTGTGGCTGGAACACCAGCAGCGCTTTACCCTCTCACTGACCGAGGCCGCCGCCCGCTGCGGGCTCTCCACCAGCCACTTCTCGCGCACCTTTAAAAAGATTATGCAGGTCGGCTTTAAGGAGTATCTGATCCGCAAGAAGATCGCCCGGTCCGCAGAGTTGCTGAGAAACAGCGACCTGAGCATAACCGACGTCGCCTACCGCTGCGACTTTACCGACAGCGCCTACTACTGCTACAAATTTAAAGCGCTGATGGGGGTATCACCGAAAACCTTCCGCCAGCGCAGCCGCACCACCCGCCAGCTCTCCTCTTACCATGACGTGGCCGTGCTGACGCCTGCCGCCGACGGGTAG
- a CDS encoding nitroreductase family protein has protein sequence MSGHFLEIATKRRSIYVLGNDLPLSKEDVAALIKEAVRQAPSSFNSQSSRVVVLFGEEHKKLWEITREQLRKIVPAENFQGTSDKMDMFAASAGSVLFFEDETVIAGLQEQFPSYADNFPIWSEHSTGIAQYAVWLALAEQEIGANLQHYTPLIDNDVREAWDIPASWKLRAHLNFGSVQAPAKDKTYIEDDKRFKVLG, from the coding sequence ATGTCGGGTCATTTTTTAGAAATCGCCACGAAGCGTCGCAGTATCTATGTACTGGGTAACGATCTGCCACTGTCGAAAGAAGACGTTGCAGCGCTGATTAAAGAAGCCGTCCGTCAGGCACCGTCGTCCTTTAACTCACAGTCATCCCGCGTGGTGGTGCTGTTCGGTGAAGAGCATAAGAAGCTGTGGGAGATCACCCGCGAGCAGCTGCGCAAAATCGTCCCGGCCGAGAATTTTCAGGGCACCAGCGATAAGATGGATATGTTTGCCGCCTCCGCCGGTTCCGTACTGTTCTTCGAAGATGAAACCGTGATTGCCGGCCTGCAGGAGCAGTTCCCGAGCTACGCCGATAACTTCCCAATCTGGTCTGAGCACAGCACCGGCATCGCCCAGTACGCCGTCTGGCTGGCGCTGGCCGAGCAGGAGATCGGTGCCAACCTGCAGCACTACACCCCGCTGATCGACAACGACGTGCGCGAGGCATGGGATATCCCGGCCAGCTGGAAACTGCGCGCGCACCTGAACTTTGGTTCTGTCCAGGCCCCGGCGAAAGATAAAACCTATATCGAAGACGACAAACGCTTTAAGGTGCTGGGCTAA
- a CDS encoding DUF6088 family protein → MKIKPLVENEITRFEPGKIFTYGDLSPFLSNPETTVKVVSRLVKNGDIKRFAKGQFYRPKKGIFGEMQLSDTEKLNTFIYQDGKRRGYVTGTGLYNRLGLTTQVPRTITIASNKSPQRKNLGTIEVKLVKAKAPVSESNREYLEILDVLSDIKKIPDSNPSSVMKVMAGKLKDIDKSDLDEIINLAGFYSPATRALLGLLTEKININMAENIKKQLNPTTRYRVGLDGSWDNADKWNVE, encoded by the coding sequence ATGAAGATTAAACCCTTGGTTGAGAATGAGATAACTCGATTTGAACCGGGTAAAATTTTTACCTATGGAGATTTATCTCCATTTCTTTCAAATCCTGAAACTACGGTGAAGGTTGTCAGTCGCCTGGTGAAGAATGGCGACATTAAAAGGTTCGCAAAAGGGCAGTTTTATCGTCCAAAGAAAGGGATTTTTGGCGAAATGCAGCTCAGTGATACTGAGAAGCTGAACACCTTCATCTATCAGGATGGCAAGCGGAGAGGTTATGTTACGGGAACAGGCCTCTATAACAGACTGGGTCTGACCACTCAGGTACCCAGAACGATTACCATTGCCAGTAACAAATCACCACAGCGCAAGAATCTTGGCACGATCGAAGTTAAATTAGTGAAAGCTAAAGCACCTGTTTCGGAATCCAACAGAGAATATCTTGAGATCCTTGATGTACTTTCAGATATTAAGAAAATACCGGACAGTAATCCTTCATCCGTCATGAAGGTGATGGCAGGGAAACTGAAGGATATCGACAAAAGTGATCTTGATGAGATTATTAATCTGGCCGGTTTTTATTCGCCTGCAACGAGAGCCTTGTTAGGGTTGTTGACAGAGAAAATTAATATAAATATGGCGGAGAATATCAAAAAACAGCTCAATCCGACTACTCGCTACCGAGTTGGACTGGACGGTTCCTGGGATAATGCTGATAAATGGAATGTCGAATGA
- a CDS encoding nucleotidyl transferase AbiEii/AbiGii toxin family protein — MNLHDNPEMFLELINRTADHFKIPEVYVEKDYWVTRVLLQLSQSEFREDFIFKGGTALSKVFGLIQRFSEDVDLAMFNHRALSGNQIKKRIRAAEQRISAGLTYVERPGESKGSQFRKVYYEFPRIVDGDFGHASDVILLEINSFTSPEPFSPMPVESLIAEFIRKGLIEGGDAVIIRFGLERFAINVLDIKRTVAEKILGLVRASRSEDPQQALSDKIRHIYDLCMIKRDAQYSQLFYSDELLDMVDLVKQADRDQFEDAGIWLDQPLHESVLFSQPLETGENIRGVFHGAFSELVYDGDLPSDDEVIGVLSSVADLLKRMHD; from the coding sequence ATGAACCTTCATGATAATCCAGAAATGTTTCTTGAACTGATTAACCGGACAGCAGATCACTTTAAGATCCCAGAGGTTTATGTCGAGAAGGATTACTGGGTTACACGAGTCCTTCTCCAGCTAAGCCAGTCTGAGTTCAGGGAGGATTTTATTTTTAAAGGTGGAACGGCGTTATCCAAGGTCTTTGGTCTGATTCAAAGGTTTTCAGAAGATGTCGATCTGGCCATGTTTAACCATCGGGCGCTTAGCGGTAACCAGATTAAAAAGCGTATAAGGGCCGCTGAGCAAAGGATTTCTGCCGGATTGACTTATGTTGAGAGGCCTGGTGAGTCCAAAGGAAGTCAATTCCGGAAAGTCTATTATGAGTTTCCACGAATCGTTGATGGAGATTTTGGTCACGCCTCGGATGTTATTCTGCTGGAAATAAACAGTTTTACCTCACCTGAGCCTTTTTCTCCTATGCCTGTTGAATCACTGATTGCAGAATTCATCAGGAAAGGGCTGATTGAGGGTGGTGATGCGGTGATTATACGCTTCGGACTGGAAAGATTTGCAATCAACGTTCTCGACATCAAACGAACGGTTGCGGAAAAAATATTAGGATTGGTCAGAGCATCCAGGTCCGAAGACCCACAGCAGGCATTATCTGATAAAATTCGGCATATATATGATCTATGCATGATTAAACGTGATGCACAATACAGTCAGCTTTTTTATTCTGATGAACTTTTGGATATGGTCGATCTTGTGAAACAGGCCGACAGAGATCAGTTCGAAGATGCAGGAATCTGGCTTGATCAGCCTTTGCATGAGAGTGTGCTTTTCAGCCAGCCACTTGAAACCGGGGAAAATATCAGGGGTGTTTTCCACGGTGCTTTTTCTGAACTGGTTTACGACGGCGATCTTCCCTCTGACGACGAGGTGATTGGGGTACTCTCCTCAGTAGCCGATCTTCTCAAAAGAATGCATGACTGA